A genomic region of Elephas maximus indicus isolate mEleMax1 chromosome 10, mEleMax1 primary haplotype, whole genome shotgun sequence contains the following coding sequences:
- the LOC126084202 gene encoding olfactory receptor 10G3, which produces MERVNSTLLTEFILTGIPYPIRLRTFLFVFFLLIYILTQLGNLLILITVWADPQLHAHPMYIFLGVLSIIDMGISSIIVPRLMMNFTVGIKPILFGGCVAQLYFYHFLGSTQCFLYTLMAYDRYLAICRPLHYPVLMTAKLSALLVAGAWVAGSIHGALQAILTFRLPYCGPNQVDYFFCDIPAVLRLACADTTANELVTFVDIGVVVASCFSLILLSYIKIVQAILRIHTADGRRRAFSTCGAHVTVVTVYYMPCAFIYLRPETNSPLDGAAALFPTAITPFLNPLIYTLRNQEVKLALKRMIRGPGIKTEI; this is translated from the coding sequence ATGGAAAGAGTCAACAGCACACTGTTGACTGAGTTCATCCTGACAGGAATTCCCTACCCAATCAGGCTAAGAACATttctttttgtgttctttttgctCATCTACATCCTGACTCAGCTGGGGAACCTGCTTATTCTAATCACCGTCTGGGCGGACCCCCAGCTCCATGCCCACCCCATGTACATCTTTCTTGGTGTTCTCTCTATCATTGACATGGGCATCTCCTCCATCATTGTCCCTCGTCTTATGATGAACTTCACTGTAGGCATCAAACCCATCCTGTTTGGTGGCTGTGTGGCTCAACTCTATTTCTATCACTTCCTGGGCAGCACCCAGTGCTTCCTCTACACGCTGATGGCCTATGACAGGTACTTGGCCATATGCCGGCCCCTCCACTACCCTGTGCTCATGACTGCTAAGCTGAGCGCTTTGCTTGTGGCTGGAGCTTGGGTGGCAGGGTCGATCCATGGAGCTCTCCAGGCCATCCTAACCTTCCGCCTGCCCTACTGTGGACCCAACCAGGTAGATTACTTCTTCTGTGACATCCCTGCTGTGTTAAGACTGGCCTGTGCAGATACAACAGCCAACGAGCTGGTGACCTTTGTGGACATTGGGGTGGTGGTTGCCAGTTGCTTTTCTCTGATCCTCCTGTCCTACATAAAAATTGTTCAGGCCATCCTGAGAATCCACACAGCTGATGGGCGGCGCCGGGCATTTTCAACCTGTGGAGCCCATGTAACCGTGGTCACCGTGTACTATATGCCCTGTGCCTTCATCTACCTGAGGCCTGAAACCAACAGCCCCCTGGATGGGGCAGCTGCCCTATTTCCCACAGCCATCACTCCTTTTCTCAATCCCCTTATCTACACTCTTCGGAACCAAGAGGTGAAGCTGGCCCTAAAGAGAATGATAAGAGGCCCAGGGATTAAGACTGAGATTTGA